The Zootoca vivipara chromosome 16, rZooViv1.1, whole genome shotgun sequence genome has a segment encoding these proteins:
- the LOC118075478 gene encoding uncharacterized protein LOC118075478, which translates to MALADLHYTTGISSGFKVYILEGQSSFENEPRFPRFPAHRLPVYAIKRKPSVDVRSPERSLHGQRASKVKRSTCGPVAASLEQRVPPAAQIPIAVPCVTTSRPEPCRDSRALHPSCPYKCPLRKPLLDPAPTVSQLQQMRPSVITCAPRRSRPQNPEITSPAISPSDHRTMSSDPAPSQRLHAWTTGFVGPSAQVSREASPKQRIQAADKNPTPTPSA; encoded by the exons GTCAATCGTCTTTTGAGAACGAGCCGAGGTTCCCCCGCTTCCCAGCCCATCGGCTGCCCGTCTATGCGATCAAACGCAAGCCCAGTGTGGATGTGAGAAGCCCCGAACGAAGCTTGCATGGGCAGAGGGCGTCGAAAGTCAAGCGATCGACCTGCGGGCCTGTGGCAGC CTCCCTGGAACAGAGGGTTCCTCCTGCTGCACAGATCCCGATTGCTGTTCCCTGTGTCACCACATCCAGACCTGAGCCTTGCAGAGACTCTCGAGCGCTTCACCCATCCTGCCCATATAAATGTCCCCTGAGGAAGCCCCTCCTGGATCCAGCCCCCACTGTCTCCCAGTTGCAGCAG ATGCGGCCTTCCGTTATCACCTGCGCCCCCCGCCGGAGCCGCCCCCAGAACCCTGAAATCACCAGCCCTGCA ATCTCCCCATCAGACCACAGGACCATGAGCTCTGATCCTGCCCCCTCACAGAGGCTCCATGCATGGACCACAGGCTTTGTGGGGCCTTCAGCACAAGTCAGCAGAGAAGCATCTCCCAAGCAAAGAATCCAGGCTGCAGACaagaatcccacccccacccccagcgctTGA